A region of Acidobacteriota bacterium DNA encodes the following proteins:
- a CDS encoding type II toxin-antitoxin system PemK/MazF family toxin: protein MSQPLRGEVWLATLDPTVGREQAGTRPALIISDDLFNQSHAELVVVLPITSKSKNVRSHVPVLPPEGGLQVASYIKCEDVRSISIQRLGRRLGKVSAKTMNEVEQRLRIILSL from the coding sequence ATGAGCCAACCATTGCGAGGTGAGGTTTGGCTGGCTACGCTTGACCCAACTGTCGGCAGAGAGCAAGCCGGAACAAGACCGGCTTTGATTATTTCCGACGATCTGTTTAACCAGAGCCATGCTGAGTTAGTGGTGGTGCTTCCCATCACATCGAAAAGCAAGAACGTCCGCTCGCACGTTCCGGTGTTGCCGCCTGAGGGCGGGTTACAGGTAGCGAGTTACATCAAATGTGAAGACGTTCGTTCAATCTCGATTCAAAGGCTTGGGCGACGGCTTGGTAAAGTCTCGGCCAAGACGATGAATGAAGTTGAGCAACGGCTCCGCATAATTCTTTCCCTGTAA
- a CDS encoding toxin-antitoxin system protein — protein MASTQVRISSATHQTLRHLSAEIGESMQTIIEEAIEQYRRRRFLEGLNQDFKALKEDASAWQEELAERALWDNTLLDGVENK, from the coding sequence ATGGCAAGCACACAAGTCAGAATCAGCAGTGCGACACATCAAACGCTCCGTCACCTGTCGGCTGAAATTGGAGAGTCCATGCAAACCATCATCGAAGAAGCGATAGAGCAATATCGGCGGCGCAGATTTCTGGAAGGACTAAATCAAGACTTCAAGGCTTTGAAAGAGGACGCGTCGGCTTGGCAAGAAGAACTGGCAGAACGGGCATTGTGGGACAATACTTTGCTTGATGGAGTTGAAAATAAATGA